One Siniperca chuatsi isolate FFG_IHB_CAS linkage group LG8, ASM2008510v1, whole genome shotgun sequence DNA segment encodes these proteins:
- the drd1a gene encoding D(1) dopamine receptor — translation MDLMNFTTVIDNGFLDEAPSSRVLTGCFLSLLILTTLLGNTLVCAAVTKFRHLRSKVTNFFVISLAVSDLLVAILVMPWKAVTEIAGFWPFGSFCDTWVAFDIMCSTASILNLCVISLDRYWAISSPFRYERKMTPRVAYVMISVAWTLSVLISFIPVQLNWHKAQTKSYTPIPGSSGLNATSYRSPENCDSSLNRTYAISTSLISFYIPVAIMVATYTQIYRIAHRQIRRISALERAAESAKNRHDSMGGGSSIAESESSFKMTFKRETKVLKTLSVIMGVFVCCWLPFFILNCMVPFCEQSSGGEAFPCISPTTFDVFVWFGWANSSLNPIIYAFNADFRKAFSILLGCHRLYPGGHNIETVSLNKK, via the coding sequence ATGGATCTCATGAACTTCACAACTGTCATCGACAATGGGTTTTTGGATGAGGCTCCATCGAGCCGCGTCCTGACTGGCTGTTTCCTCTCGCTGCTCATCCTCACCACCTTGCTGGGAAACACTCTTGTTTGTGCTGCCGTCACCAAGTTTCGACATCTGCGCTCCAAAGTGACCAACTTTTTTGTGATCTCACTGGCCGTGTCAGACCTCTTGGTCGCCATCTTGGTGATGCCGTGGAAGGCAGTGACAGAGATCGCCGGGTTCTGGCCGTTCGGCTCCTTCTGTGACACCTGGGTGGCTTTTGACATCATGTGCTCCACGGCGTCCATTTTGAACCTTTGTGTGATAAGCTTGGACCGCTACTGGGCCATCTCCAGCCCCTTTCGCTATGAGAGGAAGATGACACCCAGAGTGGCCTATGTGATGATCAGTGTGGCCTGGACGCTGTCTGTGCTCATTTCCTTCATCCCGGTGCAGCTCAACTGGCACAAGGCCCAAACTAAATCTTACACGCCTATTCCTGGATCTTCAGGTTTAAATGCCACGTCTTACCGCAGCCCAGAGAACTGTGACTCGAGCCTGAACAGGACTTACGCCATCTCCACCTCTCTTATAAGCTTTTACATCCCTGTGGCCATCATGGTGGCCACCTACACCCAGATCTACCGCATCGCCCACAGACAAATCAGGAGGATCTCTGCCCTGGAGCGAGCGGCCGAAAGTGCCAAGAACAGACACGACAGTATGGGCGGAGGCTCCAGCATCGCAGAGTCTGAGAGCTCTTTCAAAATGACGTTCAAGAGGGAGACCAAGGTGCTGAAGACGCTGTCGGTGATCATGggggtgtttgtgtgctgctgGCTCCCATTCTTTATCCTCAACTGCATGGTGCCCTTCTGTGAACAGTCGAGCGGAGGGGAGGCTTTCCCCTGCATCAGCCCCACCACGTTTGACGTGTTCGTGTGGTTCGGCTGGGCTAATTCCTCCCTCAACCCCATCATCTATGCCTTTAATGCAGATTTCCGCAAGGCCTTCTCCATCCTGCTGGGCTGCCACAGACTGTATCCAGGAGGCCACAACATAGAGACGGTCAGTCTAAACAAGAAATGA